In Microvenator marinus, one genomic interval encodes:
- a CDS encoding PEGA domain-containing protein — MKWIACVLSLSLMLGSSSVLAQPKFEDLSEENKAELTRVIEEGKATYNRGEFQRSLKLFQEAYDILPHPDILYRLGLCHERLGDDAEAVRYYRRFLSEVPEAPERPRIEKTIALIEDRISRSTISISTIPEGAVVYIDDRANGPAGLTPTQLPVKPGNYRVIVRKEGFQLTEELVTVKAGATVQLRYQLIPEENVAKEEVVTYPNILPVVGLTAIGIGSGIAGMVFFSSYMDDADQLQRLDDIRRVDPEQVTRVQYENTESSKNTNLALGIGFTGLAVGALVGAYLVWELSEPVVQTSQVGFSWDNGPQVGFTQQF, encoded by the coding sequence ATGAAATGGATTGCGTGTGTTTTGAGTCTTTCGTTGATGCTTGGGAGCAGCAGCGTTTTAGCCCAGCCCAAGTTTGAGGATTTGAGCGAGGAAAATAAGGCGGAGCTCACGCGAGTTATCGAAGAAGGAAAGGCCACGTACAACCGCGGAGAGTTCCAACGCTCGCTCAAACTATTCCAAGAGGCCTATGATATCTTGCCTCATCCGGACATTTTGTATCGTTTGGGACTTTGCCACGAGCGCCTCGGAGACGACGCGGAGGCAGTCAGATACTACCGGCGATTCCTGAGCGAGGTCCCGGAAGCGCCCGAGCGCCCCAGGATCGAGAAGACCATCGCGCTTATAGAAGACCGTATATCCCGCTCGACGATTAGCATTTCAACCATTCCCGAGGGAGCCGTAGTCTATATTGACGATCGAGCGAATGGCCCCGCAGGCCTTACGCCCACACAGCTTCCGGTCAAACCTGGGAACTATCGTGTGATAGTGAGAAAGGAAGGATTCCAGCTCACTGAGGAATTGGTGACGGTTAAGGCCGGCGCTACGGTTCAGCTTCGGTATCAGCTGATTCCGGAGGAGAACGTAGCCAAGGAAGAGGTGGTCACGTATCCGAATATTCTGCCGGTTGTGGGCCTGACGGCGATCGGAATCGGCTCTGGAATTGCCGGTATGGTCTTCTTTTCGAGCTATATGGACGATGCGGACCAGCTCCAACGTTTGGACGATATTCGACGTGTGGATCCGGAGCAGGTCACGCGAGTTCAGTACGAAAACACCGAGTCCTCGAAGAACACGAACCTCGCGCTCGGCATCGGATTTACTGGGCTCGCCGTAGGCGCGCTCGTGGGTGCATACTTGGTTTGGGAGCTTTCCGAGCCAGTGGTTCAAACCTCGCAGGTCGGCTTCTCTTGGGATAATGGCCCACAGGTCGGCTTTACGCAGCAGTTCTAG
- a CDS encoding cytochrome P450, whose translation MSKKPPGPHGLQTIPHTLDFIREQIPYIQRMAREYGDVVRFRLGNLDNLLVSDPAIIHEVLVSKAQDFHKDEITHDLKELLGEGLLTAEGDQWKRNRKLASPNLQRTQVSVYADIMSQLSTDAVGRWKHGEERDLHQDMMHLTMEIVVKTLFNLDSGPELDEVSHHVDVAMHYFHLMTHTPWRWVPEVFPMPARKDFKHSIERLDEVVYGLIEKRRGGEEGHDLLWRLIQAKDDEGEGMDDKQLRDEVITMFLAGHETTALVATYTWFLLVQHRDVLDKVFEEVDRVLQKRQAGFDDLQSLSYLNAVIKESMRLYPPAWIIGRQAIRDTTLGDYEVKKGMQILISQMVLHRKPDVFENPDEFRPQRWLEPGFEKSLPRHAYLPFGGGARICIGNHFAMMEAILIVASMAQHIDFELRMTTDMQVSPAVTMRPVVPVTVRVHRR comes from the coding sequence ATGTCCAAGAAACCACCCGGGCCACACGGCCTTCAAACCATTCCACATACCCTTGATTTCATCCGGGAGCAGATTCCCTATATCCAGCGTATGGCTAGAGAATACGGGGATGTGGTGCGCTTCCGACTTGGAAATTTGGACAATCTACTGGTTTCAGATCCGGCCATTATTCACGAAGTTTTGGTGTCCAAAGCGCAGGACTTTCACAAAGACGAGATCACCCACGACCTCAAGGAACTCCTTGGTGAGGGCCTCCTGACGGCCGAGGGCGACCAATGGAAGCGTAATCGAAAGCTCGCCTCGCCGAACCTCCAGCGCACCCAAGTCAGCGTCTACGCAGACATCATGAGTCAGCTCAGCACCGACGCCGTGGGTCGCTGGAAACACGGCGAAGAACGAGACCTGCATCAGGATATGATGCATCTGACCATGGAGATCGTGGTCAAGACACTCTTCAACCTGGATTCAGGACCTGAGCTCGACGAGGTGTCCCATCACGTCGACGTGGCGATGCACTACTTCCACCTGATGACCCACACGCCGTGGCGTTGGGTGCCAGAAGTCTTTCCAATGCCAGCCCGAAAGGACTTCAAGCATTCCATTGAGAGGCTCGATGAAGTGGTCTACGGCCTAATCGAGAAGCGGCGTGGAGGCGAGGAGGGGCACGACCTTTTGTGGCGCCTCATTCAGGCCAAGGACGATGAAGGCGAGGGCATGGATGACAAGCAGCTACGCGATGAAGTCATCACGATGTTCCTCGCCGGCCACGAGACCACGGCCCTCGTCGCCACCTATACCTGGTTTCTGCTCGTGCAACACCGAGATGTGCTCGACAAGGTCTTTGAAGAGGTTGACCGCGTACTTCAGAAGCGACAGGCTGGCTTTGATGACCTTCAATCGTTGAGCTATCTCAACGCCGTGATCAAGGAGTCCATGCGCCTCTATCCGCCAGCGTGGATCATCGGGCGCCAGGCGATTCGGGACACCACTCTAGGGGATTACGAAGTCAAAAAGGGTATGCAGATTTTGATTTCGCAGATGGTCCTACACCGTAAGCCAGACGTGTTTGAAAACCCCGACGAGTTTAGGCCTCAGCGTTGGTTGGAGCCTGGTTTCGAGAAGTCTCTGCCTCGGCATGCCTACTTGCCCTTTGGGGGCGGTGCTCGCATCTGCATCGGCAATCATTTTGCCATGATGGAAGCCATTCTGATCGTGGCGTCTATGGCTCAGCACATCGACTTCGAGCTTCGAATGACCACCGATATGCAGGTTTCGCCAGCCGTGACCATGCGACCAGTGGTGCCCGTCACGGTCCGAGTCCATCGGCGCTAG
- a CDS encoding serine/threonine protein kinase: MKSTLVELPPELIELIEDSDVIEDISSVDELVEFHDINDEKVIKRLLMPGAPFGPYKILKFVAAGGMGEVYAAERQMQDGRRLGPVALKVISPEYMDDWAISERFKREAQISRAIRSPHVTRVYEFGQTQEGHAFLAMEMLKGEELFDRMYTRRMSQEESVEVVLEILAGLKAVHDAGFVHRDIKPENVYFNQRDGLEMVKLLDFGIAKVKDQRSDPFLSVVGKIYGTPEYISPEQGLNPDVDERSDLYSVGVILYELLAGRLPFDGDSAYAIILAHQSQAPPAMGSSVDAKLTKIVMKALEKRPEERYQSASDFQDDLRKWLDFRRDDFMADSAHHGRFRQDTPHHAKQTPMHGVPSPGLSEPSESSEAPPVQIFSRPRRRHQPTPHVSTISPAPERETPKESKPLALSDPSVVDPRDEKAHGSTAAKIITGVIIVLVLALVAWLSL; this comes from the coding sequence GTGAAAAGTACCCTCGTAGAACTACCTCCGGAGCTCATCGAGCTGATCGAGGACTCCGACGTCATCGAAGATATTTCTTCGGTCGATGAGCTCGTTGAATTTCACGATATCAACGACGAAAAGGTCATCAAGCGCCTGCTGATGCCCGGCGCGCCGTTTGGTCCCTATAAAATTCTCAAATTTGTGGCAGCGGGTGGCATGGGAGAAGTCTATGCGGCCGAGCGCCAAATGCAGGATGGCAGGCGGCTCGGGCCCGTAGCGCTTAAGGTCATTTCGCCTGAGTATATGGACGATTGGGCAATTTCCGAGCGTTTCAAACGAGAAGCTCAGATCTCCCGCGCGATTCGCTCCCCTCATGTGACGCGCGTCTACGAATTTGGGCAGACTCAGGAAGGCCACGCGTTTCTTGCGATGGAGATGCTCAAAGGGGAGGAGCTTTTCGACCGCATGTACACACGCCGAATGAGTCAGGAGGAGTCCGTCGAGGTGGTGCTCGAGATCCTCGCGGGGCTCAAGGCCGTGCATGACGCTGGATTCGTCCACCGTGATATCAAACCCGAGAACGTCTATTTCAATCAGAGAGACGGCCTCGAGATGGTCAAACTCCTCGACTTCGGGATCGCGAAGGTCAAGGACCAACGCTCGGACCCGTTCTTGAGTGTGGTTGGAAAGATTTACGGAACGCCTGAGTACATATCGCCGGAACAGGGCCTGAATCCGGACGTGGATGAGCGCTCAGACCTCTACAGCGTGGGAGTGATCCTCTATGAGTTGCTCGCTGGTCGGCTTCCGTTTGACGGTGATAGCGCCTATGCGATCATCCTCGCGCATCAAAGTCAGGCGCCGCCGGCCATGGGGTCGAGCGTTGACGCCAAGTTGACGAAGATTGTGATGAAGGCGCTCGAAAAGCGGCCCGAAGAACGCTATCAAAGCGCTTCTGATTTCCAAGATGATTTGCGCAAATGGCTGGATTTTAGGCGAGACGATTTTATGGCCGATTCAGCCCATCACGGCCGTTTTCGCCAGGATACACCGCATCACGCCAAACAAACTCCTATGCATGGCGTGCCGAGCCCCGGGCTCTCCGAGCCGTCCGAATCTTCCGAAGCCCCTCCGGTGCAGATTTTCTCCAGACCGAGGCGCCGCCACCAGCCTACGCCTCATGTCTCCACCATCTCGCCGGCGCCGGAACGAGAGACGCCAAAAGAGTCGAAGCCTCTTGCCTTGAGCGACCCATCCGTCGTCGACCCGCGCGATGAGAAAGCCCATGGCTCGACCGCCGCCAAGATAATCACCGGTGTGATTATCGTGCTGGTGCTCGCCTTGGTCGCGTGGCTTAGCCTCTAG
- a CDS encoding phosphatase domain-containing protein, which produces MRKLFRGQELVFLDEAHINATRRKVYVDRIKRALERIRVIDGRDALQLATDLVESFDFALENHLAEWSRVELKPHLGVGTREFLRVRGRIAERSNVALPSPEDEAFDILVSCWYRFRIHAQAPTPILVKRGQAEVLTSTDEEGFFDTMISAQPELGDPDYVVDVVIGDQATIRAEGVTSRSLVPHSKSPRCAIVDLDGLLLNHPVSRYTQVLGELVLGEFQRRRRPVDGLGTYLHRLAEGNPYPCPIFYVSHAPRHLYKHLEAAIQYAGLPEGYLHLRDYDMRLRSMPTPPANILEMLMAHELLEMFPEQRFVAVGSRRRADSYSPLIKAMAHRLDCLMLVGSEGPPEDLTSLCRELDLDMICDLPPALQRYLVNLEWARE; this is translated from the coding sequence GTGCGAAAACTCTTTCGGGGCCAAGAACTCGTGTTCCTTGATGAAGCTCACATAAATGCAACTCGCCGCAAAGTCTACGTTGACCGCATAAAACGTGCACTTGAGCGCATTCGCGTCATTGACGGACGCGACGCGCTACAGCTTGCAACCGACCTCGTAGAGAGTTTTGACTTCGCGCTCGAGAACCATCTTGCGGAATGGAGCCGCGTGGAACTGAAGCCGCATCTTGGCGTAGGTACACGGGAATTCCTCAGAGTGCGAGGAAGAATCGCCGAGCGCTCGAACGTCGCTCTGCCCTCTCCGGAGGATGAGGCCTTCGATATTTTGGTCTCGTGCTGGTACAGATTTCGTATTCACGCTCAAGCTCCGACGCCAATACTCGTCAAGCGAGGTCAGGCCGAAGTCCTGACGTCCACGGATGAAGAGGGGTTCTTCGATACCATGATCAGCGCGCAACCTGAGCTCGGCGACCCCGACTACGTGGTGGACGTGGTCATTGGTGACCAGGCTACGATTCGCGCGGAAGGCGTCACGAGCAGGAGCCTCGTGCCACACTCTAAGTCACCTCGGTGCGCCATCGTGGACCTCGACGGCCTGCTCCTTAATCATCCGGTGTCTCGCTACACTCAGGTTTTGGGGGAGCTTGTCCTCGGAGAATTTCAGCGGCGCCGACGCCCCGTGGATGGTCTAGGCACGTATCTGCACCGGCTAGCCGAGGGGAATCCGTATCCCTGCCCAATTTTCTACGTGAGCCACGCGCCTCGACACCTCTACAAACACCTTGAAGCTGCCATTCAATACGCCGGCCTTCCTGAGGGCTATCTTCACCTGAGGGATTACGATATGCGGCTGAGGTCGATGCCGACGCCGCCGGCGAATATCCTCGAGATGCTGATGGCTCATGAGCTCTTAGAGATGTTCCCGGAGCAGAGGTTCGTTGCCGTGGGGTCGAGACGCCGCGCGGACTCGTACAGTCCGCTGATCAAGGCCATGGCTCATCGTCTCGACTGCTTGATGCTGGTGGGATCCGAAGGCCCGCCGGAAGATTTGACAAGTCTTTGCAGAGAGCTTGATCTGGACATGATTTGCGACCTTCCACCCGCGCTTCAGCGGTATCTGGTCAATTTGGAGTGGGCGCGTGAGTAG
- a CDS encoding UvrD-helicase domain-containing protein, producing MTQTLRYPKPQILAQIPLKHHAVIEASAGTGKTYTLEHLIIEIMLKPEARVGVEEILVVTYTERATSELRSRVRALLERILTTRPEDVELKPGDAFWEIDESTRLYLESQVYAFDRAPIHTIHGFCRRILSENAFYLRKLFDQTHEDSSHLFERAFHKALRTEIAVESPLKELLEHWLSRHSFEELQRGLYVVCTTPADIRPKFNLYDLERALTQLHERRDAEWQGLESLASNSVPTDFMEAQEIAMEMFKVAEDFVKGRPIPDLLVSVDHRVEGWQRLKKVNGLRNRCPALDTMLLEFPPLKAAVLQAFAPRVMAAHIREKERGFYDFDDMLTTVWERMKDPSDPTAAALIQFLRMRYKYALVDEFQDTDEVQWNIFKTLFFESPTNRLFVIGDPKQAIYGFRGADVHTYLQAKEQMAKRSPVVPLKQNFRSTPRVIQAYNAVFNQNDRNPFFDAQKISYDEPVEPGKEFLRALDKHGNDIVPFSMVRLDKGGEKIYGDDLFDSYGHYIADEILKILGDEPIFLQDEGELRRVGPSDIFVLARTRREEHRIGEVFRDRGVPFAFYKLEGLFATPEAAEVLDVLRAIDEPHLEDRRIKAWMTHFFEVDIEDLGRCRDLPETHPIFDRLIRWSELAQARDFERLFIDILDRSGIVRREIFDRHSERELTNYQHIFELLLEASHGSNTAFKDLIETLSSWVSGTKHAGDDDRDIQRLESERDAVQIMTFHKSKGLEADVVFLFGGISRNSFDEFTTLHWGHRRILHIGKPYAPKAIELARHEIAEEDRRLLYVGITRARARIVVPFASRAKDIHKFDGMMRMLNDRLISMQRSRTLNELLFEEITIFPWDENAPRVLPPRIVRQEIQLETLRAFNEDLRPKSFVISSYSRMKRFTGGYKATAADDLDGTAEPFEAEPAQIPSAWRKEEELPGGALQGVFLHQILEDLEYFSEPLGLDDWRSLPATTKVFDTNFKRYAIDPTYRNYCESIVHATLSAQIELPDSKTMPRLGQASRVLKEVEFMFPIPEGEFGLDIRPDGPFRIERGWIKGFIDLLFEYDSKIYFADWKSDTLENYSKDLLEHHVAKNYGTQASLYGLAVARMLRLHTKEEYDARFGGYLYFFLRGMNATEGVWSARPEFEDLLNYESDLVAAPIY from the coding sequence ATGACACAGACCTTGCGCTATCCCAAGCCCCAAATTCTGGCCCAGATCCCCCTGAAGCACCACGCGGTGATCGAGGCTTCTGCTGGCACCGGAAAGACCTACACGCTCGAGCACTTGATCATCGAAATCATGCTCAAGCCAGAGGCACGCGTTGGCGTTGAGGAAATTTTAGTGGTTACGTATACCGAACGCGCCACGAGTGAGCTTCGAAGCCGAGTCCGCGCCCTTCTTGAACGCATTTTGACCACGCGCCCCGAAGACGTGGAGCTCAAACCCGGTGATGCGTTCTGGGAGATCGACGAATCCACGAGACTCTATCTTGAGAGTCAGGTCTACGCGTTTGATCGCGCGCCAATTCACACCATCCACGGGTTTTGCCGCCGTATTTTGAGCGAAAACGCCTTCTATCTGAGAAAGCTTTTTGACCAGACACACGAGGATTCCTCTCATCTCTTTGAGCGCGCGTTCCATAAGGCATTGCGCACTGAAATTGCCGTGGAATCGCCCCTCAAAGAACTTTTGGAGCATTGGCTCTCGAGGCACTCCTTTGAAGAGCTTCAGCGTGGACTCTACGTGGTTTGCACCACACCCGCCGATATCCGTCCGAAGTTCAATCTTTATGATCTTGAGCGTGCTCTCACCCAGCTTCATGAGCGTCGGGACGCCGAATGGCAGGGCTTGGAGAGTTTGGCGTCCAATTCGGTGCCCACTGATTTCATGGAAGCGCAAGAGATTGCCATGGAGATGTTCAAGGTGGCTGAAGACTTTGTCAAAGGTCGGCCCATCCCGGACCTTCTCGTCTCCGTGGACCATCGGGTCGAGGGGTGGCAACGGCTCAAGAAGGTCAACGGACTTAGGAATCGATGCCCCGCGCTCGACACCATGCTCCTTGAGTTCCCACCCTTAAAGGCAGCCGTTTTGCAGGCCTTTGCGCCCCGCGTGATGGCTGCACATATTCGGGAAAAGGAGCGAGGTTTCTACGATTTCGATGATATGCTCACCACGGTCTGGGAGCGTATGAAGGACCCGTCAGACCCCACTGCCGCGGCCCTCATCCAGTTTTTGAGAATGCGTTACAAGTACGCCCTCGTGGACGAGTTTCAAGACACCGACGAGGTCCAGTGGAACATTTTCAAGACCCTTTTCTTCGAATCCCCAACCAATAGACTTTTCGTGATCGGCGACCCGAAGCAGGCCATCTACGGGTTTCGTGGAGCTGACGTTCATACCTACCTGCAGGCCAAGGAGCAGATGGCCAAACGCAGTCCGGTTGTTCCGCTCAAACAGAACTTCAGGTCTACACCCAGGGTCATTCAAGCCTACAACGCGGTCTTTAATCAGAATGACCGTAATCCTTTTTTTGATGCCCAGAAAATTTCTTATGATGAGCCTGTAGAGCCCGGAAAGGAGTTTTTGCGCGCGCTGGATAAGCACGGCAACGATATCGTTCCGTTCTCTATGGTGCGTCTCGATAAAGGGGGAGAGAAAATTTATGGTGATGATCTCTTCGATTCCTATGGTCATTATATCGCTGATGAGATCCTGAAAATCTTGGGTGACGAACCGATCTTTCTTCAGGACGAAGGCGAGCTCAGGCGGGTAGGACCAAGCGATATCTTTGTGCTGGCGAGGACGAGGCGAGAAGAACACAGGATCGGAGAGGTGTTCCGTGATCGTGGGGTGCCCTTTGCGTTTTACAAACTCGAGGGCCTCTTCGCCACGCCTGAAGCGGCTGAAGTCTTGGACGTGCTCAGAGCCATTGACGAGCCTCACCTTGAGGATCGTCGGATCAAGGCATGGATGACGCACTTTTTCGAGGTGGATATCGAGGACCTCGGACGATGTCGAGACCTGCCCGAAACACACCCGATTTTCGATCGGCTCATCCGGTGGAGCGAACTTGCCCAAGCGCGAGATTTTGAGCGCCTCTTCATCGATATCTTGGACCGAAGTGGTATCGTGCGCCGCGAGATTTTTGACCGTCATTCGGAGCGCGAACTCACAAACTATCAGCACATCTTCGAGCTGTTACTCGAAGCCTCACACGGCTCCAATACGGCTTTCAAGGACCTCATTGAGACTCTCTCGTCGTGGGTTTCCGGCACGAAACATGCCGGTGATGACGACCGAGATATTCAGCGCCTTGAGAGTGAACGCGACGCCGTTCAGATTATGACGTTCCACAAATCAAAGGGACTCGAGGCGGACGTGGTCTTTCTCTTCGGAGGGATATCGAGAAACTCCTTCGACGAGTTCACAACCTTGCACTGGGGCCACCGCAGAATCCTTCATATCGGCAAGCCCTACGCCCCAAAAGCCATCGAGCTTGCGCGCCACGAAATCGCCGAAGAAGACCGCCGCCTCCTCTACGTTGGCATCACGCGCGCTCGCGCGCGAATCGTGGTGCCTTTTGCAAGTCGCGCAAAAGACATCCATAAATTCGACGGCATGATGAGGATGCTCAATGACCGCCTCATTTCAATGCAGCGAAGTCGCACACTTAACGAATTGCTCTTCGAAGAAATCACAATCTTTCCATGGGATGAAAATGCGCCCCGCGTTCTCCCGCCGCGGATTGTTCGACAGGAGATCCAGCTAGAGACTCTGAGAGCGTTTAACGAAGACTTGAGACCAAAGAGCTTCGTCATCAGCTCTTATAGTCGGATGAAGCGTTTTACCGGTGGTTATAAGGCGACTGCCGCGGATGACCTTGATGGCACAGCCGAGCCATTTGAGGCCGAGCCCGCACAGATTCCCTCGGCATGGAGAAAGGAAGAGGAGCTGCCAGGCGGCGCCTTACAGGGGGTCTTTCTCCACCAAATTCTAGAGGACCTCGAGTATTTCTCGGAGCCTCTTGGTCTTGATGACTGGCGTTCACTGCCCGCTACAACCAAGGTTTTTGACACGAACTTCAAGCGCTACGCCATTGACCCAACCTACCGAAATTATTGTGAGTCGATTGTACATGCCACGTTGTCGGCTCAGATTGAACTCCCGGACTCAAAGACAATGCCTCGGCTCGGCCAGGCGTCGCGTGTACTCAAAGAGGTGGAGTTCATGTTCCCCATCCCCGAAGGTGAATTCGGGTTGGATATTCGGCCGGATGGGCCTTTTCGGATTGAGCGCGGGTGGATCAAAGGGTTTATCGACTTACTCTTCGAATACGACTCCAAGATCTATTTCGCGGACTGGAAGTCGGACACCCTTGAGAACTACTCAAAGGACTTGCTCGAGCACCATGTGGCCAAGAATTACGGGACTCAGGCATCTCTCTACGGGCTTGCGGTCGCGCGCATGTTGCGGCTTCACACCAAAGAAGAATACGACGCGCGTTTTGGGGGATATCTCTACTTCTTCCTGCGCGGAATGAATGCGACCGAGGGAGTCTGGTCAGCCAGGCCGGAGTTCGAGGATTTGCTAAACTACGAGTCTGACCTCGTGGCCGCGCCTATTTACTAG